Proteins encoded together in one Eublepharis macularius isolate TG4126 chromosome 2, MPM_Emac_v1.0, whole genome shotgun sequence window:
- the GJD2 gene encoding gap junction delta-2 protein: MGEWTILERLLEAAVQQHSTMIGRILLTVVVIFRILIVAIVGETVYDDEQTMFVCNTLQPGCNQACYDQAFPISHIRYWVFQIIMVCTPSLCFITYSVHQSAKQRERRFSTVFLTLDRDQDSMKREDSKKAKNTIVNGVLQNTENSTKEAEPDCLEVKEIPNPAIRTTKSKMRRQEGISRFYIIQVVFRNALEIGFLVGQYFLYGFNVPSMYECDRYPCIKEVECYVSRPTEKTVFLVFMFAVSGICVVLNLAELNHLGWRKIKMAVRGVQAKRKSIYEIRNKDLPRMSVPNFGRTQSSDSAYV, encoded by the exons ATGGGGGAATGGACCATCCTAGAGAGACTCCTCGAAGCCGCCGTCCAGCAGCACTCCACTATGATAGGGAG GATTCTGCTGACCGTGGTGGTGATCTTCAGGATCCTCATTGTGGCCATTGTAGGAGAGACTGTTTATGATGATGAACAGACTATGTTTGTCTGCAACACTTTGCAGCCAGGCTGCAACCAGGCATGTTATGATCAAGCATTTCCTATTTCTCATATTAGATACTGGGTGTTTCAGATCATCATGGTGTGCACTCCTAGTCTCTGTTTCATAACATACTCTGTTCATCAATCTGCCAAGCAGAGGGAAAGGAGGTTTTCTACTGTTTTCCTCACTTTGGACAGAGATCAGGACTCCATGAAACGGGAAGACAGTAAGAAGGCCAAAAACACCATTGTCAATGGGGTGCTGCAGAACACTGAAAACTCCACCAAGGAAGCAGAACCGGACTGCCTGGAAGTGAAGGAAATCCCCAATCCAGCTATTAGAACCACCAAGTCCAAGATGAGGCGGCAAGAAGGCATCTCTAGGTTTTATATCATTCAGGTCGTCTTCAGAAATGCCCTGGAGATTGGATTTTTGGTGGGACAATATTTCCTGTATGGATTCAATGTTCCATCCATGTATGAATGTGACCGGTACCCTTGCATTAAGGAAGTGGAATGCTATGTCTCCAGGCCTACAGAAAAAACAGTCTTCTTGGTCTTCATGTTTGCCGTTAGTGGCATTTGTGTGGTGCTCAACTTGGCCGAACTGAATCACTTGGGGTGGAGAAAGATCAAAATGGCTGTAAGGGGAGTGCAAGCAAAACGGAAATCAATATATGAAATCAGGAACAAGGACCTGCCACGAATGAGTGTGCCTAACTTTGGCAGGACTCAGTCTAGTGACTCAGCTTATGTGTGA